The Clostridioides sp. ES-S-0010-02 genome window below encodes:
- a CDS encoding ATP-binding cassette domain-containing protein, giving the protein MNDNIVEVKNINMNFYTKEGELEVLKDVNFNLKEGEILTLLGPSGSGKSTILNILTNLLKPTSGDVKITGNIGYMFQKDNLLEWRNIMDNITIGLEIQGKKDKKSLDRVEELLKTYGLWDFRSMYPKELSGGMRQRVALIRTLSVNPDVLLLDEPFSALDYQTRLLVCDDVYSIIKNENKSTILVTHDIGDALSIKVQL; this is encoded by the coding sequence ATGAATGACAACATAGTAGAAGTTAAAAATATCAATATGAACTTCTACACTAAGGAAGGCGAGCTTGAAGTATTAAAGGATGTCAATTTTAATTTAAAAGAAGGTGAAATACTAACATTACTCGGTCCTTCTGGAAGCGGAAAATCTACAATTTTAAATATTCTTACTAATCTTTTAAAACCAACTAGTGGTGATGTAAAGATTACTGGAAATATTGGATATATGTTTCAAAAAGACAATCTGCTTGAATGGAGAAATATAATGGATAATATAACTATTGGTTTGGAAATTCAAGGGAAAAAAGATAAAAAATCTTTAGATAGAGTTGAAGAGCTTTTAAAGACTTATGGACTATGGGATTTCAGAAGTATGTATCCTAAAGAATTATCTGGTGGTATGAGACAAAGAGTTGCTCTTATTAGGACACTTTCTGTAAATCCAGATGTTTTACTTTTAGATGAACCTTTTTCAGCTCTTGACTATCAAACTAGACTGTTGGTTTGTGATGATGTTTATAGTATTATTAAAAATGAAAATAAGTCTACTATTTTAGTTACACATGATATTGGTGATGCACTTTCTATAAAAGTGCAACTTTAG
- a CDS encoding peptide chain release factor 3 has product MTEQNLSLIDEVKRRRTFAIISHPDAGKTTLTEKFLLYGGAIREAGSVKSRRSQKHAVSDWMEIEKQRGISVASSVLQFEYNNFCINILDTPGHQDFSEDTYRTLMAADCAVMVIDSAKGVEDQTKKLFQVCKMRGIPIFTFINKMDRQGKDPFELLEDIENVLGIRSCPVNWPIGSGKEFKGVFNRHKNQVELFDDGNHGQSIAKSTTGDISDEKFNTLLGDALHEKLLEDIELLDIAGDNFNLDGVLNGELTPVFFGSALTNFGVEPFLESFLEITPPPNPRSSNLGDIDPNSNSFSGFIFKIQANMDKSHRDRIAFLRICSGKFEKGMTVTHVQRNKKVKLSQPQQFVAQDRVIIDSAYPGDIIGIHDPGIFNIGDTLSEKKSNLQYTGIPQFAPEHFVRVSTKNALKRKQFLKGLTQLSEEGTIQIYKQPNFGMEELIVGVVGVLQFEVLEYRLKQEYGVDMIMNTLPYRHIRWIEPDTFKSDKLSIPMDTILVEDKNSNPVLLFQNEWSIRHLIERNENLVLRETSL; this is encoded by the coding sequence ATGACAGAACAAAATTTAAGCTTGATTGATGAAGTTAAAAGAAGAAGAACCTTTGCAATCATTTCCCATCCCGATGCAGGAAAAACTACATTAACTGAAAAGTTTCTATTATATGGTGGTGCCATTCGTGAAGCAGGATCAGTTAAATCAAGAAGATCTCAAAAACATGCAGTATCTGACTGGATGGAAATTGAAAAACAAAGAGGTATATCTGTTGCATCAAGTGTTCTTCAATTTGAATATAACAACTTTTGTATAAATATTCTTGATACTCCAGGGCATCAAGATTTTAGTGAGGACACTTATAGGACTCTTATGGCAGCAGACTGTGCAGTAATGGTTATTGACTCTGCTAAAGGTGTCGAGGATCAGACAAAGAAATTATTCCAAGTTTGTAAAATGAGAGGAATACCAATTTTCACTTTTATAAATAAAATGGACCGTCAAGGAAAGGATCCCTTTGAACTACTTGAAGATATTGAAAATGTTCTAGGAATTCGCTCTTGTCCAGTAAACTGGCCAATTGGTTCTGGTAAAGAGTTCAAAGGTGTGTTTAACCGTCATAAAAATCAAGTTGAACTATTTGATGATGGTAACCATGGACAATCTATTGCTAAATCTACAACTGGAGATATATCTGATGAAAAATTTAATACTTTATTAGGTGATGCTCTTCATGAAAAACTACTAGAGGATATTGAACTTTTAGATATTGCTGGAGATAATTTTAATTTAGACGGAGTATTAAATGGTGAATTGACGCCTGTGTTCTTCGGAAGTGCCCTTACCAACTTTGGTGTAGAACCATTTTTAGAATCGTTCTTAGAAATAACACCTCCACCAAATCCTCGTAGCAGTAATTTAGGTGATATTGACCCTAATTCTAATAGCTTCTCAGGATTTATATTTAAAATTCAAGCTAATATGGATAAATCTCATAGAGATAGAATTGCATTTTTAAGAATTTGCTCTGGTAAATTTGAAAAAGGTATGACAGTAACTCATGTACAAAGAAATAAAAAGGTTAAACTTTCACAACCTCAACAGTTTGTAGCCCAAGACCGTGTTATAATAGATTCAGCTTATCCAGGGGACATTATAGGGATACATGATCCAGGAATATTTAATATTGGTGATACATTAAGTGAAAAAAAATCAAATTTACAATACACTGGTATACCACAATTTGCTCCTGAACATTTTGTAAGAGTATCTACAAAGAATGCTCTTAAAAGAAAACAGTTCTTAAAAGGTCTTACACAATTATCAGAAGAAGGTACTATACAGATATACAAACAACCTAATTTTGGTATGGAAGAACTTATTGTAGGAGTCGTTGGAGTTCTTCAATTTGAAGTTTTAGAATATCGTCTAAAACAAGAATATGGTGTTGATATGATAATGAATACACTACCTTATCGTCACATACGTTGGATTGAACCTGATACTTTCAAATCGGATAAGCTTTCAATACCAATGGATACAATACTAGTTGAAGATAAAAATAGCAATCCAGTATTGTTATTTCAAAATGAATGGTCTATTAGACATCTAATTGAAAGAAATGAAAATTTAGTTTTAAGAGAAACTTCTTTATAA